A window from Limnochordia bacterium encodes these proteins:
- the rpmE gene encoding 50S ribosomal protein L31 gives MKKGIHPQVYKTRVTCACGESFETLSTKENLRVEICSKCHPFYTGQRQRHTTRDGRVDRFRRKYGITEE, from the coding sequence GTGAAAAAGGGTATTCATCCCCAGGTTTATAAGACCAGAGTCACTTGTGCGTGTGGGGAAAGTTTTGAGACGTTATCGACCAAGGAAAACCTTCGGGTGGAGATTTGCTCTAAGTGTCACCCGTTTTATACAGGTCAAAGGCAAAGACATACGACCCGAGACGGGCGTGTGGACAGGTTCCGAAGGAAATATGGGATCACCGAGGAGTAG